The following are encoded in a window of Vespa crabro chromosome 2, iyVesCrab1.2, whole genome shotgun sequence genomic DNA:
- the LOC124421978 gene encoding 3-phosphoinositide-dependent protein kinase 1 isoform X7 → MSPPTNDVTNGVVAPAATLAPRVPTNPSLTTVNPLTHKRTPKDFIFVKVIGEGSFSTVYLAKDIHTSKEYAIKVCEKRHVIKEKKTEYVKREKEVLNMLATAKHSFVRLFCTFQDIERLYFVLSYAKNGELLPYINKVGSFDIECTKFYSAEILRGLEYLHGLGIIHRDLKPENILLDEKMHLLITDFGSAKILKDPETPQVMGSPADDAQQQQQQQQQQQQQQQQQPQQQQQSRKERRGSFVGTAQYVSPELLTDKTASRASDLWALGCIVYQMVAGLPPFRSRSEYLIFQKILKLEYEIPDGFCELAKSLVSRLLVLEPNERLGAQDEHGAGYPSIRAHPFFEGVDFETLHEQTPPPIYPYLPGTSEHEELRSQYRVPDHLEPGLDDKQLTRLLGLGIGEDDDDDDDDDDEDEDDEHENNADNSAEPPSGNEPSERAIDKPARRAAVLAAAATVAERQPRKTRTSGTESNIADLTPEEIRNRLEKQRTSSQWDVFVEGNLILKQGFVNKRKGLFARRRMLLLTTGPHLYYVDSVNMVLKGEIPWSPELRVEPKNFKIFFVHTPNRTYYLEDPEGFALEWCRAIEEMRVHCYGLQESTA, encoded by the exons ATGTCTCCACCGACGAACGACGTGACCAACGGTGTAGTGGCGCCAGCAGCCACCTTGGCGCCCCGAGTTCCTACGAACCCTTCGCTTACCACCGTAAATCCGCTCACACACAAGCGCACTCCGaaggattttatttttgtcaagGTGATCGGCGAGGGAAGCTTCTCCACC GTTTACCTCGCCAAGGATATCCATACCAGTAAGGAGTACGCGATAAAAGTGTGCGAAAAGCGTCACGTCATCAAGGAGAAAAAGACCGAATACGTGAAACGCGAGAAGGAAGTGTTGAACATGCTCGCGACAGCGAAACACTCATTCGTGCGTTTGTTCTGCACCTTTCAAGACATAGAAAGACTCTATTTCGTCCTATCGTACGCGAAAAACGGCGAGCTCTTACCTTATATCAACAAGGTTGGCTCCTTTGACATCGAATGTACCAAGTTCTACTCGGCGGAGATCCTACGTGGTCTCGAGTACCTTCACGGTCTTGGCATCATTCATCGTGATCTCAAGCCGGAGAACATACTTTTGGACGAGAAGATGCATCTGCTAATTACCGATTTCGGCAGCGCTAAAATCCTAAAAGATCCGGAGACACCGCAAGTGATGGGATCTCCGGCGGATGACgctcaacaacaacaacaacaacaacaacagcagcagcagcagcaacaacagcagccgcaacagcaacagcagagTCGCAAGGAACGCAGAGGTTCCTTCGTCGGCACCGCGCAATACGTCTCACCGGAATTACTGACCGACAAAACGGCGAGCAGAGCGTCGGATCTTTGGGCGCTCGGCTGCATCGTCTACCAGATGGTCGCCGGTTTGCCACCGTTCCGTTCACGAAGCGAATATTTGATATTCCAAAAGATCTTAAAGCTCGAGTACGAAATACCCGATGGCTTCTGCGAGTTGGCCAAGTCCCTTGTCAGTCGGCTTCTCGTGCTTGAACCGAACGAAAGACTCGGCGCTCAGGACGAGCACGGCGCTGGTTATCCCAGTATTCGTGCTCATCCATTCTTCGAGGGTGTCGACTTTGAGACCCTCCACGAACAAACGCCACCGCCGATTTATCCCTATTTGCCCGGCACCTCGGAGCACGAGGAACTCAGGTCGCAGTACAGAGTTCCGGATCATCTCGAGCCCGGTCTCGACGACAAGCAACTAACGAGACTTCTCGGCCTTGGCATCggcgaggacgacgacgacgacgacgacgacgacgacgaagacgaagacgacgaacaCGAGAACAACGCGGACAACAGTGCCGAACCTCCTAGTGGTAACGAGCCGAGCGAACGAGCCATCGATAAACCCGCCCGTCGTGCCGCTGTACTTGCCGCCGCTGCCACCGTTGCCGAGAGACAACCGAGAAAGACTAGGACTTCCGGCACCGAAAGCAACATCGCCGATCTCACGCCCGAGGAGATCAGAAACCGATTGGAGAAGCAACGAACGTCCAGTCAATGGGACGTCTTCGTCGAGGGTAATCTCATCTTGAAGCAAGGCTTCGTCAACAAGAGAAAGGGCCTCTTCGCTAGACGGAGAATGCTCTTGCTCACAACCGGACCTCACCTATATTACGTCGACTCTGTCAATATGGTGCTCAAGGGTGAGATACCCTGGAGCCCCGAACTCAGGGTCGAGCCCAAGAACTTTAAGATTTTCTTTGTCCATACT CCAAACAGGACGTATTATCTAGAAGATCCCGAGGGATTCGCATTAGAGTGGTGTAGAGCTATCGAGGAGATGCGAGTCCATTGTTACGGCCTGCAGGAATCTACCgcttaa